A genomic window from Luteolibacter sp. LG18 includes:
- a CDS encoding zinc-dependent metalloprotease family protein, which produces MTQTLAPCHGRSTRGALRHAVSTTRLLAAPAGLLLGLSSLAGAQAPPSTLTKTYTYTGGSLTVNYSLHDVRGPNFGVYSQAAGGAYTAHTPSRPNRTYLGTVTGYPGAIAAAQLRDDGSLRTSIIFEDGTTWRGTTLSMTIPAAASWTPIYPTTVAPAGGAGSSVYAADVALDLTPSYYTATGSNVDNALEMAEYCLIETDAVYLRDAAIKMQLGRVIVRTSTADDPYAGSSDLSVLLPGMRDHWNNVLSTALPATSYDLAALVRPGAGGGLAYVGVIGTSSRYGANGANSDGNFTVIWRHEAGHNWGSSHYEGGGKPEGPTIMSDNALSRFSSSELAKIIAHRNTKTGILTNLGGYTYPLPPRANADRATVDASRTPITLDVMANDSDSNGQSITIPSFDTASNKGGTITRSVGTGPGGRDQLIYTAPSSFTSGLDWFSYRIKDSANYEAKGWVMVNPAPQPAAPWVSADIGSVGTVGGTSFDGTTYTLMGSGADIWSTADAFRYVYQPMTGDGEIVARVASSTSSQARGKSGVMIRETLTAGSKHVSTLFHSDIAKNVTTRRTTTGGSSTEVNGATAATPTWVKLTRTGDTFVSATSTDGTTWTTVSTTTVSMASSVYVGLAVSALNNSSTRTTGFDNVTVTP; this is translated from the coding sequence ATGACCCAAACCCTTGCACCCTGCCACGGCAGGTCTACCCGCGGCGCGCTCCGCCACGCCGTCTCCACCACCCGCCTCCTGGCCGCACCGGCCGGCTTGTTACTAGGACTCTCGTCGTTGGCGGGCGCGCAGGCCCCGCCCTCCACGCTGACCAAGACCTACACCTACACCGGTGGCAGCCTCACGGTGAACTACTCGCTGCACGACGTGCGCGGCCCGAACTTCGGCGTCTACTCGCAGGCCGCGGGCGGGGCCTACACCGCCCACACGCCGTCCCGCCCGAACCGCACCTACCTCGGCACCGTGACCGGCTATCCCGGCGCGATCGCCGCGGCCCAGCTCCGCGATGACGGCAGCCTGCGCACCTCGATCATCTTCGAGGACGGCACCACCTGGCGCGGCACCACGCTTTCGATGACGATTCCCGCCGCCGCGAGCTGGACCCCGATCTATCCCACCACCGTTGCCCCCGCGGGCGGCGCCGGTTCCTCGGTCTATGCCGCGGACGTGGCGCTCGACCTCACGCCGTCCTACTACACCGCCACCGGTTCGAACGTGGACAACGCGCTGGAGATGGCGGAGTACTGCCTGATCGAGACCGATGCCGTCTACCTGCGGGACGCGGCGATCAAGATGCAGCTCGGCCGCGTGATCGTGCGCACCAGCACCGCCGATGATCCCTACGCCGGCTCCTCCGACCTCAGCGTGCTGCTGCCCGGCATGCGGGACCATTGGAACAACGTGCTCTCCACCGCCCTGCCCGCCACGTCCTACGACCTCGCCGCGCTGGTGCGCCCCGGCGCGGGCGGCGGGCTGGCCTATGTCGGCGTGATCGGCACCAGCAGCCGCTATGGCGCCAATGGCGCGAACAGCGACGGCAACTTCACCGTGATCTGGCGCCACGAGGCGGGCCACAACTGGGGCTCCAGCCACTACGAGGGCGGCGGCAAGCCGGAGGGCCCGACGATCATGTCGGACAACGCGCTGAGCCGTTTCTCCAGCTCCGAACTGGCGAAGATCATCGCCCACCGCAACACCAAGACCGGCATCCTCACCAACCTCGGCGGCTACACTTATCCGCTGCCGCCGCGCGCGAACGCGGACCGCGCCACCGTGGATGCCTCCCGCACCCCGATCACCCTGGACGTGATGGCGAACGACTCCGACTCGAACGGCCAGTCGATCACGATCCCGTCCTTCGACACCGCTTCGAACAAGGGCGGTACCATCACCCGCTCCGTGGGCACCGGCCCGGGCGGACGCGACCAGCTCATCTACACCGCGCCCTCGTCGTTCACCAGCGGCCTCGATTGGTTCAGCTACCGCATCAAGGACTCCGCCAACTACGAGGCGAAGGGCTGGGTGATGGTCAACCCCGCCCCGCAACCGGCGGCACCGTGGGTCAGCGCGGACATCGGCAGCGTCGGCACCGTGGGCGGCACCTCGTTCGATGGCACCACCTACACCCTGATGGGCTCGGGCGCGGACATCTGGAGCACCGCGGACGCCTTCCGCTACGTCTACCAGCCGATGACCGGCGATGGCGAAATCGTGGCCCGGGTGGCCTCCTCCACCTCCTCCCAGGCCCGCGGCAAGTCCGGGGTGATGATCCGTGAAACCCTCACTGCCGGATCGAAGCACGTCAGCACCCTGTTCCACTCGGACATCGCCAAGAACGTGACCACCCGCCGCACCACCACCGGCGGCTCCTCCACCGAAGTCAATGGCGCGACCGCCGCCACTCCGACCTGGGTGAAGCTGACCCGCACCGGCGACACCTTCGTCTCCGCCACCTCCACCGATGGCACGACGTGGACCACGGTGAGCACCACCACCGTTTCGATGGCCAGCTCGGTCTACGTCGGCCTGGCCGTGAGCGCGCTGAACAACTCCAGCACCCGCACCACCGGCTTCGACAACGTCACGGTCACCCCCTGA
- a CDS encoding lysozyme inhibitor LprI family protein, producing the protein MKWLAGLLVLTWTLTAQADDLAKAKAAFAEKDKALNTVFTTLKKELRPDLFVKMQEDQRGWVEYRDYITTGPGTGDATDATPDRWTGAAELTEARIAWLKAWKKLDQRKGWSGRYSDGRGGLLEIVEKDGHAWFTLSVVRGPSSHTGEIAGQVKVNGSTGWFETKGEGEKDPTWLTFLDGLDYNGSIRVTEENTGSFHGARAYFSGNYLWLGELTAAEQKQVIEGKDGE; encoded by the coding sequence ATGAAATGGCTCGCCGGATTGCTGGTGCTCACGTGGACGCTCACGGCCCAGGCCGATGACCTTGCGAAGGCCAAGGCCGCATTCGCCGAGAAAGACAAGGCGCTCAACACCGTCTTCACCACGCTGAAGAAGGAGCTGCGTCCGGACCTCTTCGTGAAGATGCAGGAGGACCAGCGCGGCTGGGTCGAATACCGCGACTACATCACCACCGGCCCCGGCACCGGTGATGCGACCGACGCCACACCGGACCGCTGGACCGGTGCCGCGGAACTCACCGAGGCCCGCATCGCGTGGCTGAAGGCATGGAAGAAGCTCGACCAGCGCAAGGGCTGGTCCGGTCGCTACTCGGATGGCCGCGGCGGCCTGTTGGAGATCGTGGAGAAGGACGGCCATGCGTGGTTCACCCTCTCCGTGGTGCGCGGGCCGTCGTCCCACACCGGCGAGATCGCCGGGCAGGTGAAGGTCAATGGCAGCACCGGCTGGTTCGAAACCAAGGGCGAGGGCGAGAAGGACCCCACCTGGCTGACCTTTCTCGATGGCCTCGATTACAATGGCTCCATCCGGGTCACGGAGGAAAACACCGGCTCCTTCCACGGTGCCCGCGCCTACTTCAGCGGTAACTACCTCTGGCTCGGCGAACTCACCGCCGCCGAGCAGAAGCAGGTGATCGAGGGCAAGGACGGCGAGTGA
- a CDS encoding LamG domain-containing protein, translating into MNLCSFVILGCSLFAATGHAAVTTGLVAYYDFQDPASGGAIANRAQAVGSDYAGPFVNATVVGTTPTSGFSGDAAFNSTGATGAGNTSNRSTLLAGNAANFTHTSTDAISTGVGTATLGQSYSISAWYFAALDPNQAASQRYFVFEDGTNTSQFDLSYGSQAAAANATSLAMWSYNNGETNAAIQGSATTNAWHHVVQVVTPNGANSTIAVYIDGVLAGSYTTTNGQPSFTDINLGNARDGQSRGWDGMIDEVAIYNRALGQSDVTELRNLGLAGLAVPEPASAVLGGLGSLLLWRRRRA; encoded by the coding sequence ATGAATCTTTGTTCATTCGTCATTCTGGGTTGTAGCCTTTTCGCTGCCACGGGTCACGCCGCCGTTACGACCGGGCTGGTGGCCTATTACGATTTCCAGGATCCCGCGTCGGGAGGGGCCATCGCCAACCGGGCTCAGGCGGTTGGTTCGGATTACGCGGGGCCGTTCGTGAACGCCACGGTGGTGGGCACCACTCCCACCAGCGGCTTCAGCGGCGATGCGGCGTTCAATTCCACGGGAGCCACCGGAGCCGGAAACACGTCGAACCGTTCCACCCTGCTGGCGGGGAACGCGGCGAACTTCACCCACACCAGCACGGACGCCATCAGCACGGGCGTCGGCACCGCCACGCTCGGCCAGAGTTACTCGATCAGCGCGTGGTACTTTGCCGCGCTCGATCCGAACCAAGCCGCGAGCCAGCGTTACTTCGTGTTTGAAGATGGCACGAACACCTCGCAGTTCGATCTCTCCTACGGTTCGCAGGCCGCGGCGGCCAATGCCACCAGCCTGGCGATGTGGTCGTACAACAACGGCGAAACCAACGCCGCCATTCAAGGCAGCGCGACCACCAATGCCTGGCACCACGTCGTGCAGGTCGTCACGCCGAACGGCGCGAATTCCACCATCGCCGTCTACATCGATGGCGTGCTTGCCGGCAGCTACACCACGACCAACGGCCAGCCGTCGTTCACCGACATCAACCTCGGCAACGCCCGCGATGGCCAGAGCCGCGGTTGGGACGGCATGATCGATGAAGTGGCGATCTACAACCGCGCGCTGGGCCAGTCCGATGTGACCGAGCTGCGCAATCTCGGGCTGGCAGGGCTGGCCGTTCCCGAGCCAGCCAGCGCGGTGCTGGGTGGCCTGGGTTCCCTGCTGCTGTGGCGCCGCCGCCGCGCCTGA